A window from Actimicrobium sp. CCC2.4 encodes these proteins:
- the waaA gene encoding lipid IV(A) 3-deoxy-D-manno-octulosonic acid transferase produces MVRRLYSLAWWLAVPLILARLWWRGRQEPGYRQHIAERFGLAPRRTRTAPLLWLHAVSVGETRAAEPLIDALLLAYPGHDLLLTHMTPTGRATGADLFGHYGARLQQAYLPYDTGTMVGHFLDNFSPRICILMETELWPNVMACCTARGVPVVLVNARLSERSLRKAQRLGKLIADAAAQLTCVAAQTPDDATRIRSLGVRDVHVTGSIKFDVTPPPLALQAGTQLRHQIGARPVLLCASTRAGEELLLLDALARSDLPAEVLLLIVPRHPQRFNEVAMLIAEHGLDMQRRSVVGAQAVDAKVLLGDTMGEMFTYFSAGDIAWIGGSLLPLGGQNLIEACAVGKPVLLGPHTFNFALVSDEAIAAGAALRVADADTLLSTAALLLRDEALRTAMGERALQFAQQHRGATRRTMAVVAAVMPDDALNRR; encoded by the coding sequence ATGGTGCGACGCTTGTATTCGCTGGCCTGGTGGCTTGCCGTGCCGCTGATACTGGCGCGGCTGTGGTGGCGCGGGCGGCAGGAACCGGGTTACCGGCAGCACATTGCCGAGCGTTTCGGCCTTGCACCGCGCCGCACCCGCACGGCGCCGCTGCTGTGGCTGCATGCGGTGTCGGTCGGTGAAACCCGCGCCGCCGAACCGCTGATCGATGCGCTGCTGCTGGCCTATCCGGGGCATGACCTGCTGCTCACGCACATGACGCCGACCGGTCGCGCCACCGGTGCTGATCTGTTCGGGCATTACGGTGCGCGCCTGCAGCAAGCCTATCTGCCGTATGACACCGGCACGATGGTCGGCCACTTCCTCGACAATTTTTCGCCGCGCATCTGCATCCTGATGGAGACCGAACTGTGGCCCAACGTGATGGCGTGCTGCACCGCGCGCGGCGTGCCGGTGGTGCTGGTCAATGCGCGCCTGTCGGAACGCTCGCTGCGCAAGGCGCAACGGCTCGGTAAGCTTATTGCCGACGCGGCGGCGCAGCTGACCTGCGTCGCGGCCCAGACTCCCGACGACGCGACGCGCATCCGCAGTCTTGGCGTGCGCGATGTGCATGTCACCGGCAGCATCAAGTTCGATGTCACGCCGCCGCCGCTGGCGCTGCAGGCCGGTACGCAATTGCGTCACCAGATCGGCGCACGGCCGGTGCTGTTGTGTGCGAGTACGCGCGCCGGCGAAGAACTGCTGCTGCTTGATGCGCTGGCCCGCAGCGACCTGCCGGCCGAGGTGCTGCTGCTGATCGTGCCGCGTCATCCGCAACGCTTCAATGAAGTCGCGATGCTGATCGCCGAGCACGGCCTCGACATGCAGCGCCGTTCGGTGGTCGGCGCGCAGGCGGTCGATGCGAAGGTACTGCTGGGCGACACGATGGGCGAGATGTTCACTTATTTCAGTGCCGGCGATATTGCCTGGATAGGCGGCAGCCTGTTGCCGCTGGGCGGACAAAATCTGATCGAAGCCTGCGCGGTCGGCAAGCCGGTCCTGCTGGGTCCGCACACCTTCAATTTCGCGCTGGTCAGCGATGAAGCGATCGCGGCAGGCGCTGCCCTGCGCGTGGCCGATGCCGATACGCTGTTGAGTACGGCAGCGCTGCTGTTGCGCGATGAGGCCTTGCGGACGGCGATGGGCGAGCGTGCGCTGCAGTTTG